A region from the Gossypium hirsutum isolate 1008001.06 chromosome A08, Gossypium_hirsutum_v2.1, whole genome shotgun sequence genome encodes:
- the LOC107929424 gene encoding uncharacterized protein encodes MAPYEALYGLKCCTPLYWTELGERHILGLELVFETEDKVRLIRDRLKAASDRQKSYADLKRREVEYSVGDFIFLKVSSWKKILRFDRKDKLSPRLYRSNPSHIVPVEENEVRPDLAFEEEPIQILDRDVKVLERKFILLVKNGLVGLVVK; translated from the exons atggcaccttatgaggcactgtatgggcttAAGTGTTGTACTCCCTTATACTGGACTGAATTGGGTGAGCGACATATTCTGGGTCTGGAATTGGTTTTCGAAACTGAGGACAAGGTCCGTTTGATTCGAGATCGACTGAAAGCGGCTTCTGACAGGCAGAAGTCCTATGCAGATCTAAAGCGTCGAGAGGTAGAGTATTCCGTAGGAGACTTCATTTTCCTTAAGGTCTCGTcatggaagaagattctaagGTTCGATCGTAAGGACAAGCTGAGCCCtcg actCTACCGCTCTAATCCCTCGCACATTGTTCCTGTGGAGGAGaatgaggttaggccagatctagCGTTTGAGGAGGAGCCGATTCAGATTTTAGATCGTGACGTTAAGGTTTTGGAAAGAAAGTTTATCCTCTTAGTAAAG AATGGGCTTGTTGGTCTGGTCGTTAAGTGA